The Polyangium aurulentum genomic interval ACTGATGCACGAAGAAGGGGTTGTTGTAGGTCTTGTCGTGCACCAGCCGCGCGAGCGGCACGAGATCGTCGGGGCGCTGGCCGAGCGAGCCCGCGAGCAAGGCGACCACGTCTTCGAGCTCGAGCGGCCCGAGGAACAGCTCCGTGATCACGACGCCCCCCTGGCGCAGCTCCTGGATGGCCGTGCTCAGCGCGTGCGGCGGCATCACCTCGTTGTCGCGGTACGCGCCGATGATCAGCAGGTCCCCGCGCTCCGGGTCGGTGACGATCAGGCGGAGCAGCTCGAGCGAGGCGCTGTCGGCCCATTGCAGGTCGTCGAGAAAGAGCACGAGCGGCTGGCCGGGCTGCCCGAGCGCGCGCACGAAGCGGCGCACGACGAGGTGGAAGCGGTTTCGCGCCTCGGCCGGGCCGAGCTCCGGCGCGCGCGACGACGGACCGACCACGAGGTCGATCTCGGGGATGAGCTCGCTCAGCACCGACGCGTTCGCGCCGAGCGCGGAGGCGATGCGGGCGCGCGTCCGCGCGAGCACCTCGGCGCGCTCGGCGAGGAGGGCTTGCAAGAGCCGGCGCAGGGCCTCGGTGATCGAGCTGTAGGGGACGCTGCGGCTGCGCTGATCGAACTTGCCCTCGGCGAGGTGACCGCCGCGCCGCGCGAGCGGGCCTGCCAGCTCGCGCACGAGGGCGGACTTGCCGATGCCCGCGCAGCCCGCCACGAGCACCAGCTCGGCGCTGCCCTCGGCGGCCCTGTCGAACGCGGCGAACAGCGCTGCTTTCTGCTCGTCGCGCCCGTAGATCTTCTGCGGGATCCTGAGGGTGGTCGTGTAGTCGTGGCGCCCGAGCGGGAAGTCGTCGATCGTGCCCGTTCGATCGAGCTGCTCGATGCAGGCTTGCAGGTCGGCGGCGAGCCCGGCGGCGGTCTGGTAGCGGTCCTCGGCGGCCTTGGCGAGCAGCTTCAGCGTGATCGCGGAGACGACCGGCGGCAGGCTCGGCGCCCTCTCTTCAGGGGGCGTGGGCCGCTTGGCGACGTGGGAGTAGACCAGCTCCATCGGGTCGGTGGGCGTGAAGGGCCGCTCGCGCGTGAGCAGCTCGTAGAGCACGCAACCGAGCGAATACAGATCGCTGCGGTGGTCGACCGAGCGGTTCATGCGGCCCGTCTGCTCGGGCGACATGTACCCGAGCGTCCCTTCGAGCGCCTCGGGGCTCGCGGTCCACGCCGCCTCGTGCGAGATGCGCGTGGCCACGCCGAAATCGACGAGGTGCACCGAGGACAGGTCCGGCGCCACCAGCACGTTGGCAGGCTCGATGTCCTTGTGGACGATGCCGCGCGCGTGCAGGGCCGCGAGGGTCTCGGCGAGGAGGTGGGCGATGCGCAGGGCCTCCGCGAGGCGCAGCTTGCGCGAGGCGAGCAGCTCGGCGAGCGTCGGGGCCTGGATGTCGTCGAGGATCAGCGCGAGCCCGTGCTCTCGCCGCTCGAGCCCGAGCGCGCGCGCGACCCCGGGCATGTCCAGCTCGCGCAGGATCCCGTGCTCGTGGCGGAGCGCGCCGAGCACCCGCGCCCCGGGGTTTTCCTGCGCGTGCGTCTTGATGATCACGGCGCGTCCGTCGGAATCACGCGTGGCGCGGTAAACCACGTTGCTGCGGCCGCGCCGGAGCGCACGGGCGACCGTGTACCCGGGCAATACGAGCATGCTTTCGATCCCTCCCTCGACGCGGTCTAAATCGTTGGCTGCCCCCGTCGGCGTCAAGGTATTTCAGTTCTCGCGCCCTGTATTCTGACTCCGCAGGTTTACGACGCCGTATTGCGCCGGGCTCGATCGTGTGCAGCAGGTGCCGAGCCGCGCGAATATTTGGAGCGCATACGAAAATTGCTCCCGCGGCGGCGAGGCTGGTCCCGCGCGTGACCAGGCGGACGCGCTCGCTCGCTGGAGGGGTTTCGCGGGCCGGGCCGGATGCGAGGTGACCGCGTGTGGCTCCTGGTTTTCCAGCGCGCGCTCGGATCTCCGACGCCGTCTGCTTGACGGGTCGCGAGCTTCTTTCCAAGATGGCGCCCCCATGCCGCCCGCGCGATCCTCCGAGCTGAAGCGCTATCTCGCGATGGGCGGCGTCGTCGCGGCCGCCGGGCTCGGGGTCACGTGGCTGCTGCTGCCGCCCGCGCCCGAGGTGCCCGCCGTCCTGCCCACGCCCGAGCTGCGCGTCGCCGGCATGCCCGTGCCCGCGCAGGGCGACGCCGTGGCCAATGCCCTCGACCTCGTGCGCCGCTATGCCGGGGGCGAGATCACGCTCAAGCTGCCCGACGGCAGCGGCCGCAAGATCCGCCGCGGCGCGCTCGGGGCCGAGATCGACAGGGTGCGGCTCGCGGACTTCGTGCGCGAGGCGCTGCGCGAGGGCAGCCCCCTGCGCCGCGCCCACGACGCCGCGCACCCCGGAAAGCCCCTCGAGATCCCCCTGCCGCTCATCCTCGACGCCGACGCCGCCGTCGACAAGCTCCTCGCGCTGAAGGGCGAGCTCGACTCGGCCGCGACGGACGCCTACGTCGATCTCGCGCAGAGGAAGCTCGTCCCCGAGAAGGACGGCCACCGGCTCGACGTCTACGGCACCATCGCGCGCATCGACGCCGCCTTCCGCAGCGGAAAGGACGAGGTCGAGGCGAAGGTCGAGAAGGTGCCGCCGAAGCGCCGCGCCGCCGAGCTCGGCAACGTGAAGTTCGACCAGGTGCTCGGCTATTTCGAGACGCGCTACACGCAGGGCGAGCGGTCGAGGGACCGCACGTACAACCTCAGGCTCGCGGCCTCGCGCCTCGACGGCGCGGTCGTGATGCCCGGCGAGGTCTTCGATTTCAACGAGGTGGTCGGCCCGCGCGACGAGGCGCACGGTTATCGCGTCGCGCCGGTGATCGCGCAGGGCGAGCTGGTCGACGGCCTCGGCGGCGGCACCTGCCAGATCTCGGGCACGCTGCACGGCGCGGCGTTCTTCTCCGGCCTCGATATCGTCGAGCGCTACCCGCACTCGCGGCCGAGCTATTACATCAAGCTCGGCCTCGACGCGACGGTCGTCTATCCGACCATCAACTTCCGCTTCCGCAATCCTTTCGATTTCCCGGTCGTCCTGCACGAGACCGTGTCGAACGGCGTCGTGCGCGCGGAGATCCTGGGGCCCGAGCGCAAGCACACGGTCACGTATTTCCGCCGCATCGACGAGGTCGTCCCGTTCGAGGAGGTCGAGCGCAAGACGCCCAAATTGCCCGAGGGCATGCGCGTCCTCGCCCAGCGCGGCATCCCGGGCTTCCGCACGACCAGCTCGCGGGTCGTGCGCGACGGCGCCTATGCCGTCCGGTACAAGTGGAGCGACGCGTACCCGCCGACCACGCAGATCGTCAACGTCGGCGCGGGGCCGAAGGAGCTGGAGTCGAACGCGCAGGACGATTCGCACCCCGAGTACGTGGTCGACGAATACCTCGTCGTGACGCAGGGCCCGGACATCCGGAGCCAGGGCGTCACGACCCCCGAGCCCGGCGGCGGCACCATCGAGAGCCGCGAGCCTGGCCGCACGGGAGAGAAGGGCTGGATCGAAAAGCTCGGCCTGTCGCGCTACCGCGGCCCCGAGGCGAGCGAGGGCGAAGGGGGCGAGGCGCCCGCGACGCAGCCCGCCTCGCACGACGCGAAGGCCGACGCGAAGGCCGACGACAAGGCCAAGAAGGGCGACGACAAGGCCAGCGAGCGCAAGAAGAAGAAGCGCAAGAAGAAGAAGCCGGCCCAGGAGAGCGAAGGCTAGGCCTCGCCAAACAGTCCCACCCGGACTACCCTGGCCGGCCGTGCTCTCCGCCGACGTCCGCTTCGAGGGCTTCACGGCCACCGACTGGATCCGCGTCCTGTCGCTCTTCCGCCCCCGGCGCGCATCGGGCGAGGGGCGCGATCCCGACCGTCCCCGCGGCGGCGTGGTGGCGGTGCAGACCCGCGGCAAGCTCCGCAAGCTCCTGCACACCGAGGTCGGGCGTCTGCGGCTCGAGGACGCGCAGAAGGACTGGCCGCTGACGGGCGCGGAGCTCGCCAAGCGTCATCACGCGAGCTGGGGCGCGGTGATCGAGAGCGGCACCCTCGAGCGCATCATGGAGCGCTTCGGCGCCCGCGCGCGCCGCGGCGACGACCTGACGACGCAGGCGATCTCGCTCTGGTCGATCACCCAGGACGAGCTTCTGTCGGGCCACATCGATCTGTGGCCGCACCGGCTGCGCGGGGTGCCGGTCCCGACGGCGGGGATGATCCACGGCTCGCTCGACGCGGTCTGTCCGGTGGGACGCACCATGGTGCTCGGGCTGTTCGAGGGCGGCGAGCTGTGGACGAGCATCGCGCTGCGCCGTGCGCTCGACGGCTTCAACCTGATCCTGGGGCCCGACGAGGTGCGCGGGGACATGGGCCTGCTCGCGGGCGACTGGCGCCGCGATTACCGGCATCTTTCGCGAGCGATCGAGAGCCGCTCGGGGCAGCTCGCATTCGGGTGTTACGCGGAGACGGGGACGTTCCGCAAGCTCGAGGTCGACCCGAGCCCCGGCGCGTGGGCGCGCGCGGTCGCGGTGCGCGACGTGATCCTGTCGCCCTTGCCGGCGGGAATGGCGATTCCGCTCGGGATCGACGCGGGGCGCGCGGCATTTCTGGCCATGCGTCGCGTGGTGGAGCGAATGGACACGGCCGGGGTGGTGGGCAGCTCGCTGGAGAAGCTGCTCGACCGCGCGGCGCAGGCGGCGAGCGGGGAAGGGGAGGGGGACGTGGCGGCGGTGCTCGGGTTTCACCCGCTGGAGCTATTGCGCAAATTGCTCAGCCGCGAGCATTGAGACCGCCGCCGCGGCGCCCGTTTCAATAGTGACGGTCGGGGGTGTTCGCCGGGTCCGAGGGGGTCACCTCGGGCGGCGTCGGCGTGTGGATCGAATTGGGCGGGATGTGCCCGTTGGGGTTCGCCTCGGACGGCTTCTTCTCCTGGTGCTCCAGGGTTGTGCGCTTTTCGTCCGGGGTCCGCTTGTCTTCTGCCATTGAAGGCCTCCTGCCGCCCAGCAATGCAGCGTCCGTGCCCTGACGCCGCATGCCAGGCGGAGAGCCTCTTCAGGCCTTGGGCCGCGCTGCCGGCGCGCCCTTCGCGGCGGGCGCTTCGTCCTCGTCGTCCTCGTCTTCGTCCTCGCCGTCCTCGTCCTCGTCCGCGTCTTCGTCGTCCTCGTCCTTGGCTGCGCGCCGGGCGGGGCGTGCGGCGGCTTCGCCGGTGACGAGGGACGGGCCGCCTTGCGCGCCGTGCTCGGCGCAGAAGACGTCGGCGAGATCGATCAGCTCCTCGAGCTTTTCGGCGTCGATGAAACCGTAAATCGTGAGCGCGAGATGGCCGCCCTCGACGCGCAGCCAGGCGTCGGGCGTCTCGAGGAGCATCTCGCGCAGCGGCTTGCTCAGCCACTTGCCAATGGCCTTCGCGTCCGAGGTTTGCCCCTCGACGAGGAATGCGGCCATGAAGGCGGGATCTTTGCGGAACTGAATGCCCGTGCTCGTGTCGCCCAGCGGCAGCGGGCGCACGATCATGCGCGGCCCGGGGTTGTCGAGGCGCAACAGCACGGTCTGATGATCGCTCGTGCCGCCGATGCTGCCTTCCATGGCCACGACGTACGCGACGTCCTTCACCAGCTCGTAATGGCCGAGCGGCGCGCCCTCGCCGACGCCTTGCAGGACCCTGGAGAAGCCCGCCGGGGTGACGGGCACCCGCTTCGGCTGCAGATCGCGCGTGGACTTCTTTTTCTTCTTCGTCTCGCCGGTGGCCCGGTCCGCGGTCTTCTTCTTCTTCTTCGCGGGCGCCTCACCGAGCTCCGCCGCGCGACGGGCGCCCATCGCGGCGCGCCACGCCTCGATCTCGCGCATGAACCGCACGTTCGTCCGCCCGAGGAAGCGCGAGCGGAACCACGGCCCGGTGAGGACGAAGATCGCCAGCGCGGCGATCGGCCCAACAATCCACAGCCACAACATGGCCGCGGAGCCTAGCCGCTCACGGCCGCTTTTCCTACAGGATCGTTCGCGCCGGCAGGGTGAAACCTTCCGGCGTTTCCGATACCCTCGCCCGCACAAGCTCGATGTTCACGAACTGGCTCTACTGGGTCGCTCTCGTCTCGCTCCTGCTCAACGTCCTGCTCTCGGTGCATCGCCGGCAGACCGCCAGGCAGCTCGCCGAAGCGCGCCGCAACCTCCTGCAAGAGCGCGAGGGCCGCGAGCGCAACACCGGGGAGATGCTGCGCCGCGAGACCGCGCGCGCCGCCGCCGAGAAGGAGGCCAACGCCGCGAAGAAAGAGGCCGAAGCGGCGAAGAAGGACGTCGAGCGGCTCACCCGCGAGCTCGAGGAGATCGGCGACGTGAAGGCCCGCGTCGCGACCCTCGAAGGGGAGCTCGCACGCGCAACCGAGGAGCGGGACGCGGCGCGCGCGGAGCGGGAAGAGGCCGCTCGAATGCTCGAGACGCGCGGTCAGTCCGAGCAGGATGCGCAGCGCAGGATCGACGAGCTCGCGCAGGCTGCCGAGGCGGGGCGAGGCGAGGCGGCTGCGACCGCGAAGAAGCTCGAGGCCGAGGCGCGGCTGCGCAAGGCCGCCGAGAGCGAGCGCGCCGTGCTCGCGGCGAAGATCGACAAGCTCGAGGCCGAGGCGCGAACGCTCGCAGAGGATGCCAAGGCTGCGCGCGCCCGCGCCGAGGGCCTCGAGGCCGAGCTGCGTGCGGCCCGCGCGCAGGGGCAGAAGCTCGACGAGGAGATCGCCGCCATGCGCGCGCAGAGCGCTGTCGCGACGCCCGCGCCGGCGACGGCCGCGCCCGTGAGCGGCGGCGGCCTCCTGGCCGCGCTCGACGCCGACACGGTGCTGAACCGTGGCCAGAAGGAGACCATCCGAATGACCTACCAGCAGTTCACGAAGAAGCGTTCGTCATGACCCGCCCGAACCCTGTCCTCGTCGGCGTCATCCACCTCCCGCCCTTGCCTGGCAGCCCGCGCTATGCAGGCGATCTCGACGCATCCATCGAGCGCACCGGGCGCGAGGCGCGGTTGCTCGTGGAGGCCGGCTTCGATGGCGTGGTCGTCGAGAACTTCGGCGACACCCCGTTCTTCCCGGGCTCGGTCGAGCCCATCACCGTCGCGGCCATGACCGCGTGCGCGCTCGCCGCGCGCGAGGCGGCTCCACAGGCCGCGCTCGGCATCAACGTGCTGCGCAACGACGCCGAGGCCGCGCTCGCGGTGGCCGTCGTGGCGCGCGCGGACTTCATCCGCATCAACGTGCACAGCGGAGCGCGCGTCACCGATCAAGGCGTCGTCGAGGGCGCGGCGCATCGCACCTTGCGGCAGCGGCGCGCGCTCGGCGCGGTCGCGGTTCGCATTCATTGCGACGTCGACGTGAAGCACTCGGCCCCGCTCGCGGCCCGGCCGATCGGCGAGGAGGCCCATGATCTCGCGGCGCGCGGCATGGCCGACGCGGTGCTCGTCACGGGCAGCGGCACGGGGCGCGGCGTGGCCGAGGCCGATCTCGCGGCCGTCCTCGCGGCCGTCCACGTGCCCGTCTACGTCGCGAGCGGCGTCACCGAGGAGACCCTGTCCGCCGTGCGGCGCGCGCACGGGGTCATCGTCGGCTCCACGCTGCGCAAGAGCGGCCTCGCCGGCGATCCGATCGATCCCGACACGGCCCGCCGCTTCGCCGACGCATTCCGCGCCTCGCGCGCCGGCGCCTGAACGAGCATGCGGGCGAGCGCAATGGACGGGGCGCGATGAGCGTCGAGATCAAGACCCTCCGCGACGTCGAGGCCCTGCGGGTCGTGGGGCGCATGGCGGCCGAGACGCTGATGCTCGCGGGCGCCGCGCTGCGGGCGGGGATGACGACCGCCGACATCGACCGCATCGTCCACGAGGACACGATCCGCCGCGGCGCTCGCCCCTCGCAGCTCGGCTACCACGGCTTCCCGCGCAGCGTGTGCACGAGCCGCAACGAGGTGGTTTGTCACGGCATCCCCGGCCCCGAGCGCATCGAGGACGGCGACATCATCAACATCGACGTGACGAGCCTCTACGGCGGCTTTCACGGCGACACGTCGGCGACGTTCTACGTCGGAAAACCCTCGCCCGAGGCGCGGCACGTGGTCGAGGTCTCGCGCCGCTGCCTCGCGAG includes:
- a CDS encoding VanW family protein, encoding MPPARSSELKRYLAMGGVVAAAGLGVTWLLLPPAPEVPAVLPTPELRVAGMPVPAQGDAVANALDLVRRYAGGEITLKLPDGSGRKIRRGALGAEIDRVRLADFVREALREGSPLRRAHDAAHPGKPLEIPLPLILDADAAVDKLLALKGELDSAATDAYVDLAQRKLVPEKDGHRLDVYGTIARIDAAFRSGKDEVEAKVEKVPPKRRAAELGNVKFDQVLGYFETRYTQGERSRDRTYNLRLAASRLDGAVVMPGEVFDFNEVVGPRDEAHGYRVAPVIAQGELVDGLGGGTCQISGTLHGAAFFSGLDIVERYPHSRPSYYIKLGLDATVVYPTINFRFRNPFDFPVVLHETVSNGVVRAEILGPERKHTVTYFRRIDEVVPFEEVERKTPKLPEGMRVLAQRGIPGFRTTSSRVVRDGAYAVRYKWSDAYPPTTQIVNVGAGPKELESNAQDDSHPEYVVDEYLVVTQGPDIRSQGVTTPEPGGGTIESREPGRTGEKGWIEKLGLSRYRGPEASEGEGGEAPATQPASHDAKADAKADDKAKKGDDKASERKKKKRKKKKPAQESEG
- a CDS encoding BtpA/SgcQ family protein, with protein sequence MTRPNPVLVGVIHLPPLPGSPRYAGDLDASIERTGREARLLVEAGFDGVVVENFGDTPFFPGSVEPITVAAMTACALAAREAAPQAALGINVLRNDAEAALAVAVVARADFIRINVHSGARVTDQGVVEGAAHRTLRQRRALGAVAVRIHCDVDVKHSAPLAARPIGEEAHDLAARGMADAVLVTGSGTGRGVAEADLAAVLAAVHVPVYVASGVTEETLSAVRRAHGVIVGSTLRKSGLAGDPIDPDTARRFADAFRASRAGA
- the map gene encoding type I methionyl aminopeptidase; the protein is MSVEIKTLRDVEALRVVGRMAAETLMLAGAALRAGMTTADIDRIVHEDTIRRGARPSQLGYHGFPRSVCTSRNEVVCHGIPGPERIEDGDIINIDVTSLYGGFHGDTSATFYVGKPSPEARHVVEVSRRCLARGIAQIREDARLGDIGAAIEELARSEGCSVVREIVGHGIGRSMHMAPSVAHVGTRGSGLRLRAGMVFTVEPIINLGGPEVEFLADGWTVVTRDRSLSAQFEHTVVVTKRGCEILTARPGPLVNSEELAGSPA